The window AATTAATCTGCCTGCAAGTATGCGAGACTTATGGCTTCTGCCCTTCTCCGACCTGCAGCGGAAGGTAGACATGAATCTActggctgacacacacacacacacacacacacacacacgcacacacaagagGGAAGTCTATTGATGTTCTACCCTGAGATGAAGTACGCGAAGATTCACAACTGCTGTTGGTTTTTTACTGTCATGAATGCGCGGTATTTGTGAGCTATATGCAAGAAACAtacatttaaagtgataaaactATAATATTGTGGCTTTCTTGAACAGAAAGTCTGTAATGGATGCTCTCTTGATTATGTTGCATTTGTGCCATGAAAGCTTCTCCACTCTGCTTCTCAACATGTTTTAACCAAATATTTGGTTAAATAAATTGTTTGTTCACGTAGGAAACACCTGGAGACGAATATAACGACACAAAGCGTCATTCTTGCGCCCGCACCATCAGTTGGCTAATATTTCGAATGGTTTGACATAAAAGAGCGCAGCGGAGAAGGTGCCGTTAATGCGTATAGTGGCAGTGCGTAAAAGTGCCGCGCGCAGCCCCACGGTGTGGATGGCGCGGCTACAATGACGATTCAACAAAGAAACGCTTCACTTTCTTTGTTCCGACATGAATTGGACCGTATTTTAAGTTAAATGTCATAAACTGCgtttcacagagagagagaaggctcCGCGCTGCGCAGCTGGACAGATGTGCGGATCAGAATGCGGAAAAGGTGCGAGCCATTAACACAAAGGGACATTTCAACAGGATGCCAGTGACACGATGTAGCAAGACCCATTATTCCAACGTTATAATGTTTCACGTTATGGTCAAAAtgattaccttttttttttttaatgcagaatATTAATTATTTGCCTAATTGTCTCCGTTTTTGACCATCAACAAGTCGATGCAAGCAAAGCATGTGACATCAAAGGCCTCCAGTCCTCATCTCAAGACAATGACCACATGCACCATGCTGGGAATGGCTCACCAGTCGCTATTGCGTCCAGATTTCCCCCAAGCGGGCAggaatgaatgggggggggggggcgcgggggggcaTGGTCGCGGTAAAGGGGAACCTGTGATTCAGGAGTAAAACAGCGCGTTCAAGGCAATCCGCGCGTCTTACCCTTGGAAGCATCCTTGTCTTCTTTAGGCTTCGCCACTTTGCCGCTCATAGATCCCAGTTTGGATGTGTAATTCCCGATTTAGGCAAGAACCCAAAGCCTTTCAAACGCCGATTGCTCTCGGTGATATCCTCGCCGAAGGTTCCGGGTGCTGAGATAAGGGTtctgtgaagagagagagagcgagagatgcaTTCATCAAAGCGTTCCGTTGGAGTCGGGATCCGGGATCAATGAAAACATCCAAGTGTGGATGCGCTCTAAACACACCGGCGCGCCGCAGACCCACGGCCCAATGCGCAGAGCAGAATCTACCTTATCTCCTCCGCGTTTTCTGCTACATCAACGGGCATGGATGAAAAGAAACGCTCCCACCACGAATCCCGTTTTTTTGCatacagcaaaaaataaatcacgACCTGCTCTCTGACAAAGGAGAGGAGCAACAAAACCTGGAAGATCGTTTGTCCTCCCAGAGATCGTCTATTGACGTAGACAAAGAAAACACGAGATGAAAACGCCGATCAGTCCGAGGTAGAAATGCCATCcagtgcggcggcggcggcagcgacCAGATCGTCTTTGGCGGAGCTGTGCGCCACGCTCGGTGGGCAGAATCAACAGGATACACGGATCTGAGAGGAGCGcagcgccgcctcctccgcACACGCACAGCGCAGATTCACACCGAGGGCATTTGTTGTTGTGCAGCGAAAGAGAAAACCAATTCCGTCAGCTCCATCCGTGAACGCAGCCGGAGGCTGAGCCGCGCTGCCGACGCGGTGACGCTTCAAAGCGGGAGATGGAGCTGCACGGAGCGCACCAGCTTTGCCGTTGGTCTCACTCAGCTTGCCTTCACAGGGCAATGCGTCATCCCATTCATATACAGCCTGCGCATTTTCTTCCTATCtaataattgtttgtttgtttttgcttcatgGATGTTGCATGACAAAAAGAGTCCGTTTTACTTCGAAAGGATAAAGTTGACTTCAATCGCgttgtgtttaaatatttctgcaAAACAGGCTCAATTCACAAAGATGCCGTCTCAAAAAACGTGAATCCATCGATTCTAGAGGGAAGCGCGTCTTTATGAACAGACGGTCTCTCTGCTCACCACACTTTGAACAGGTGTGTTAAGTTTGCTAATTACAGATTAGGTTTGGGCACCAATAAAAGCTTCATCTAAGTCCACTTTCTCTAAAAATGGAAAGAGAAATGCATATAACAGCCgcagattgttgtttttttcatgaaagTAGTTGTTGATTTTGTTGAAGGAAATACATTTGATCCTACCGGTGTGTTCCTTAACAAAGGCTGAAGCCGCCACAGCCTCAGACAGCATCTTGTTTGTCTCGGCCTATTTTCCCTAAGGGGCGGGCTCCTCTCTTCTGAATAAAGGTTTGACTTCCAGATGCCCCGCCCATTTCTTTCACTGAGATTTGTGCCATCGCCTCAGAATGAaggaaattgttttattttgaaactctCTAACGGAATTTCCTTTGAAGATAAACTTTAAATACATTCCTAAGCAAAGTTTTTAAATCGTTTTTCCCTTCATTAACTTCGACAGGGAATGCTGgccgtgatttttttttattatttttttcccccacgcTAACACTATTCACTTATAATTCACGCGACATGTGAGTTGATTTTTAAGCATGTTCTTACCTTTAAATCTTGGAAAAATGAGTCCTCGAGGTCACACCTCATCCCTCGCTTGTAGCTGCGTTTAACCGCTCCAGAGTGGTGAAAGTGAACAACATTTAAGACCAGCAATCCAAAATGTTCTCTCACCTCTTCGTCCCCCTTTCAGGTCAGTACAGTAATACTGTTCGGTTCATTTCATCAGTTTAAAATCAGGAAGGTCTGACTTTTGCAGGAGTCATGCCCTCTCAGTGCCGGCAGGTCTGTCGAGTGGCCGCAGGGAAAGCCCATCTGCTGGTTGAGGGTTACAAGATCTAtttgttgctatttttagaGGGAACAGGACTCCTTTCAAACTTTCTTCACATGCTCAAATCTCCCTGAGACATTTTAGACAAGCTGTGGGCTGTCTGAACAGTAACACTTAAAGTATGAAGCAAAATCTTCTGTGTTCAGTTATTTCTTTATTGTAACTGAGACAAGAAGCTGCATCATCAGCAAAAGGAGGGATGAATCAGTTCGTGTTTACAGTATGTCTGGTATTTTGAATTTGACAAAACTCAAACATATAAACTGGATTTTCAGTTTTTCTTAAAGGGAACGTAGAAAAACGCCTCACACAATATTTTAGCTCAAAATGAGACAAATAAATGCTATGTCGAGCTTATATTGAGAAGTGGAAATCAAGAACAGAGAATGGGAGAGGGCTGGAGAGAGGGAGGTTGGACAGGAAGCCAGTGGAGAGAATTGACCACGCCAAACCAAATTtctattttacatttgtaaagaaaaacatttgttatTCTTGCCCCTAATATCTGGACATCTTCATTAGGTTTCTAATTATGTGGAGAGGACTGTACTTTATTGAAATAAGATGAGCGCAATGGAATGCAATGAcacattgaaataaaaataggtgaatttatttgtattttatttttattggcagGAAATAAAGGTTGATCGGGCCAATAAACAGCAGGTGTGCAGAGAAGCAGAAGGTGTGGAGGCGTTCCAGCCACGCCCtgtaacacagacacacatgggCAAGGAGGGAGGAGGCTGGTGTCTCCCAGCAAGGACTCCTGCTATTGGGGATGATTTTAAACACAGTGTGTTTGAGGCTTTAACCTGGAGCACATTGGAAGGTGAACATTGGGGTGTGCATGCCGTGTCAAAATTGATttctttgattgtttttcaaGATAAATTATGTTTACAGAGCTTATAATTAAATACGTGTGAAACAAGCCTCTTTTCCTGAAAGAATTATGAATTAATGAAGTTAAATTGTCACTTCAAAATCAGCTTCCAACCCGGTGGATAACAGCCGGTTACCTCGTCTGCACGCTGAACTGTACCATAAATCACTTGCGTGGGAAGGCAGACTAACACAGGACCATTCTCAGAGGCACTGCTTGATTTGCAACTTGGCCGGATGGAGAACCCCGAGGTGATATTTGAGGAGTCTGTACGGGTGCTGGGAGGGATCAGTCCTAAAAATCATTTAGCAGCACAAGCGGCGACGTGTCAGGCTGTGATTAATGCATCATTATTTTTGCAGGAGAATTTGACAGCAGATTCTGAGTGTTTCTGACAGGGTATTAAGTTTGGCTGTGTTACTGGGGGGGTGGTGGGTCGTATCGCTGAATCCGTATTGTTTTGCAATGTGAGTTATGAGAAGCTGTCTCCTGCCTCGCACTCAAAATCTGCCAAAGCTCTTTGAGTAATGTCTTGAGAATGCGTGTGCCTGTTTATGTTCACCTATCCACTCACATAAAAGTGATGGACTTATAGTGGGACCTTCTGATTTATCTCTGAACCTCACAGAGGTCAGGCAAAGGCTAGAATGGGGTCGGCAAGTCATTCCAAAACTAAAGTGGTCAGGGCTGTGAGACTATGTCGTACGTCCGTCACATCTCCCTATAACAGAAAACGTCATCGGCTCGGCCGTTCCACGGATTGCAGCTTTTGTACCAGTCATGTCTCACATTCAGAATATATTCAAGGAAATGATCTCGATGCCTCCGGTGCCGCTGGCACTCTGCCATTtactcctccatccatccaggcgTTGTTAGCAGGTTCAACGCACTGCTGTGTTCTCCTTCAAATCAAAGAGCTGCACCCATTAACTTCCCCCCCACTTAAGACTgatccacctgacaggtggtTCATGAAGCCCACTGCTTCCCCGGGATGCTCGGACTTACTTTGATGACTCAATGAGTCAAGTACAGATTGTCAAGATGACACACTGCATCAGGATGTGGAATAATATCAGCTGTCCCCATGTATCCCAGAAAACTACTCTGAAATCCCTGCCGGATGAAAATGACCTCGCAGCTCCTGCACTGAGCAGACAGTGAGAATCACTGGCAAATAAATGATTCAACCTCTGAACGGtttaatgaaatatgaatgCCTCCGGTCAATATTTGCCAACCCTCGAGAAGacttcagacccccccccctctagggggggggggggttcagaacCGGCTGCATCCCACACTTAAGACCACTTCAGGTGAATGTTACGCTGGGGTGCTGAATCAGCACAGGTTTTATTTCACTGTATCACACACACTAGGGAAGTGCCTGACCAAATCAATCAGCCAACAAAAACACTAAACAAAAGGCTATTCTAGCTGTAAACACACGGAGCATGAAGAAGGCCAAGCAGACCCAACTCACTGGGACAGAGTGAAGATGAAGACGACTAAACGCAccaacaaaaatataaatgcagcaATTAGCCTCATTCTGTAATCCAGTAAGGGAAACAGTATTagagatggggaggggggggggggggggtcacaccaTTCAAATACATTATTCATTGCTGCTCTGTGGAGAACCAAGGTCACTGGAAACACAACTCTCATGTGGGACATTGTCGCTTCAGGTCAGGCTAAGTGGAAAGCAAACCAACCAAACAGTGAGGGAAGCCATCTCAGAAGATCCTGGGAGATATTGTGAATTATTTGTcagaaatgacaaataaaaatcacCATTTTATGGAGTTTTATTTGACTTCCTGGTTTTTAAACCTGGAGAAATAGATTATACATTTATAAGCAGGAGAGAAACGGGAACAACATCTGATAAACTAGTAAAACTCCATTCAGAAAAATGAAGATctatcttctttttttcagtCTTTATAGTCTTGTGTTCACATGCAGGCGGATTCTCTGGCTCATTATCCAGCATGTGCGCCATCTTCTGGTCAAAAGCCCAAGGTGCAGTTAATGAACTCGTGTCTTCCACGGGCATAGACAGACAGGAGACTAAGACATGCGTAATTTACCATGAAAAGCATGAGACAAGatagccataaaaaaaaaaaagatcaaagttTAGCTGAGCCCGAAGGACAACAGGCCTGAAAGCGGAGGTCGGGATCAGAGGTCATGGTTTCCACGTTACAAAAACAGTTCTGTGAGTCTGTCATCGTAAAAGTCTCCCCAGGATTTCATTAACGTTTActcatttataaataaagtttctttCTCCGTAGGACTGTCAAAACACTGGCTCTCACCACGTGGAGGCAGGACGGTTTTCTCTAAACAAACATGCAACTAGAACTGTGAGTGCAAACAGGGATTTGCACTTTGTCCGGTGTGTCGGTGTGTGGATCCCTGAGCCGTTTGGAATGGCAccgttttctttgtctttcttatGTCTCCTGCTTCTGGACCTCCAGCTGGTCTCTGGGGGTAAAGGTTTTCTTTACGATGCTGAAATGCATCACTCTCACTTGAAGGTTTATTGTGCCTGGTGTTGTCAGTACACCATATGTATATGACAGGTGGAGGACTGCTGCCGTGATTTACTGTAAAGCAATGTCTCTCTACTCTTTTATTGTTGCCAACTAAACCCAAGCCTCAGGCCCGGTGTTCCTGTCCGGTGAGGCATCCGACAAagtcctgcagagacacaaacgcCACAACACCGGTGTGTTTGAGGAGCTGCTGAATGGCAACCTGGAAAGGGAGTGCATGGAGGAGCAGTGTGACCTGGAGGAAGCCAGGGAGGTCTTTGAGGACGATGAAAAGACGGTGGGTGCTTTTTCTGGCGAGGCGCTCATATTTCACAACTTGTTGCTCACTCTCATCCATCTGCAATTTAGATGGAATTCTGGGTGGGACACGTAGGTAAGCTGTCGCACCAACCCAAACGGACAATAGCAGAGACATTGCAggttttcttttggggggggggggggtctttgtgtCCTGAGGTTTTGTTTCTGGATTTCTTTTAGACGGCAATCAGTGCAAATCGAACCCATGTCTGAACGAGGGTTCATGCAAAGACCACCTGGGTTCTTACAGCTGCACGTGCCCCTCTGGATTTACGGGCAGGACCTGTGAGATCGGTAAGACGAAGCCCAGTTGTTTGATTTTTGAAATGGGACCAGAGGAAATTTTATTTCGATGCTACACGAGCCACATTTAGCGAAGATCGCATCTCAGTGTCGAGCGGGAAACAGCCAGGCgtccctttattttatttttcatatttggaAATCCAATTCAGAGCTCACATCCACAAAGAAATATAAACACACTCGAACTAAAGTctaaacaaaacacacaaaggaaaacatGCAGAATAACTAAACAGTTTCTCCACCACCCGCCAGAATAACCCTAATCAATacggacacacacatgcaatgcagGAAGCTAACAACCTAGTAAAAGAAAGACCTACAacgaaataaacacaaacaaagaggcaaGGCAGTGACACTCCACGCCAGCCTTTATTAAAATAAACCCCTGTAATTAAAAATTAAGCGCATTACCCAGAGATGTCATGGAACCGTGTTAACGGAGTCGGTTCTACCTGCCTCCAAGACGACCGCACCCAGCTGGCTCACTCTCACTGACGCACCCTTCAGCCGGACAGAGAGTGAGACTGGAACCGATGCAGGGGAAGCGCCTATATACGCCCCGCCCCATCAGTGGCAATGGATTACAggtgcttcccccccccacacctgcctgctaaTTACCACCAATCACCCGGTCACACTGGCACAGAACGTGAACCGGATTCGTCCCCCCCGTCACATTTACTTGAAGCCCTTCAGGAAGGAATGAACAGGAAGAATGGTTCTAGTGAATCCCACAGGAGGAGTTGCAATGCGTGGGCGTCATAATTGTTCATTCAGCCTTTCTGCCCTCAGCTTTGATTAAAAGGTGTGACGTGAACAACGGAGACTGTTTGCACTTCTGTGAGATAATGGGAACCTTCGGAGCGAAATGTTCCTGTGCGTCAGGATACAGGCTGATGGGGGACGGGCTGAACTGTGAGCCTGAAGGTATGGACGGGTGTTGAATTTAAATCTTTCCTGATGATGTTCCCCTTAATTACACTGTGGCTCCCTTTTCTTGCGTCATCAGCTGAATTCGCGTGTGGTATAACAGCCCTGACAGAAGTGAGTTCAACATTCGGCCGGTCCCTGTTCGGCCGTTTGAACGCAACCGTACTGAACACCACAGCTTCATCACCGACCGTCAGCGCCACCGTGACGACACCTCCGTCCTCAACTCCCGCCAGTAACGCTGGGCCCTTTCTAGCTACGGACGTCTCTGCAGAAACCCAGTCACCAAATGGACTGGAGTCAAGCGAGGACCCCGGCGACGGGCCTCTTTTCCCGTTTGTACGCATCGTCGGTGGAGCGCTTGTCCTTCCTGGGGAGATTCCGTGGCAGGTACTGGAGAGGCAAGCATGTGAGGCTTTGTCACAGGAAAAGACGGAGCAGCTGCACTGCGTGTCATCGTTGACCTGTTTTCCTGTAACCCCTGTCCCGCTCAGGTCGCCGTGGTCCATCTTCACAGCGGCGTGATATTCTGTGGAGGCTCGATTCTCAGTGAGCGCTGGGTAATCACTGCTGCTCACTGCCTGATGGAGGCGCGAGACTCCTACGTCATCAGAGTGGGTAAGACTCACAGAACCTTAGTTTAAGTGATTCGtgaagaataaatcatttttactgCAGCGCGAAGCCGTAAATTTAGTTGATTTATTCCTTAGAATAATGTCAGAATTTATTACACCTTGAAGGGGAAGTTCTTCTTTGGCTTGACATCCCTCCCTGGTCCCTTCAGGCGAGCACAACGTCAACATCCACGAGGACACGGAGCGAGACTACCGGGTCCTGGAGGAACACCCACACCCACGCTACAACGCCAGCGCGAGCCCGTACAATCACGACATCGCCCTGCTTCTCCTCCAAAGCCCGATCGCCTTCTCCACAACAGTCAGGCCCATCTGCGTCGGACCCAGGGCCTTCACGGAGTTCCTGGTGAAGGCGTCGTCGCCGGCGACGGTCAGCGGCTGGGGACGGACGCGCTTCCTCGGATTAACGGCCAGCTCTCTGCAGCAGGTCAAGGTTCCCTACACGCGCCGGACGGAGTGCaaacgcagcagcagctccaggatcACGCCCTTCATGTTCTGCGCGGGATACTATGACGAGGGAAAAGACGCCTGCCAGGGGGACAGCGGAGGCCCCCATTCAAACCGCTTCCGTGACACGTGGTTCCTGACGGGCATCGTGAGCTGGGGGGAAGAATGCGCGCAGTTAGGGAAATATGGCGTTTACACCCGCGTGTCCCTTTATTACCGCTGGATCAAACACGTGATGGCATTAACTAAACACAAACTGGCATTAGATGTAGATGACGCTTGATTTGAGATTGATTGATTAGTTTTATAACCAGAGCCGATCTACAAAATGTTTGGTTAAAGTTTGTTCTTGATGCATCAGTTACATCAGCGCCAGTGTTGCGACggtgtgtttgatgtttgactGGGGCTTGATTCATTTCAACACTTACAATTCTGAGTTTTTAATATCTAACAAAGTatcaaaaaaatattgaattcaAGTCGCTCTTGTGACAAAATGTTCCATTCTACACCTGCGTCAATACAAATGCTGCGAGTCTGGTGCAGCACGTTGCATCACTCATTCACGCAAAAGCAGGATTTTTGCAGTTGTTTGTAGAGTTGGAGCAaatttgtaacttttttttttcatttaaattattttaatagtaAATTCATGCGCTGATAATTTTCTTGATGAATGGATTGGTTTGTGAAAATAATCCTCCCCATTACCAAAACATATGAGTCTACAGAATGAAATGGTCAAACAATTGTTACACactgttaaatgttttaaagataaataacatttgtccaaataattaaaaagaaaaggagcaaCTCCTCGTAAGAACCCCAAAAGATCCTAGATTTTGATTCTCTAATAAACGTCCTGTTAATTGACTAGTTGATTGACAAACATACCCTGTCAGATTTTTAAGCtctttatgcaaaataaattgTTTATAAAGTAATAAACTTGTAACTAAAGACAACCGTAGATAAGGAACAACTATAAGAGTTCTATCTAAGCTGTTGTGGAGAATCAGAAATGGACATAAGCACAAAAGTGCCTCAAATATACACAAAAAAACCTCaagaaatcatttttaaaacgTTTTTCATATAATCCTACATTAAAATAAGGATGAAATCAGGATGCATGAAACAAGGCGGCCTTTTggtatttttaaaaatgattttaacaaaaacaaatcattgtAACAAAGATCATTTCCATTGGTTTTTGTCTGAACACTGCAACAAGATCAGACTACATAGCTCATCAGGATATTCAACAGTTTAAGCaggttttctttttgatttcCAACTTGGAAAAACTGTGCAAAATCTGCAGCATTTAAGATTATAGTTACCAAATCATGTTGATTGTATGTAAGCCAAAATAAACAAGACAGGCTTTTAGTTGTGCAAGTCAAGCAGATCTCCTGTAAATATATTAACGTGTAAGTTCCTCCGGGACAGACGCGTCACAATGTGAAGGAACAACatgacagcaaaataaataaacgtgttAGAAAAAGTGCAGCATGCTGCAGCCCCTGCTGCATCAAAGAGGGTATCAAAAGCGGCCCTCCAACCGGGGCCTCGATTTGATTTAATCAATACAAACAAGTCTGCAATTAATATTTGCTTAAACATTTGACAGAAGGTACCATTTTGTATTAGCACAACGATCCCTTTTAATAAGGAACCCAGGATTAACGGCGCTGTAACGATGAAGATATGATGGAGAGCACAattgctcctcctctccatgCTGTGACTGACAGAGAGCTCCCAGGCATTTCTGAGGAGAACTGCAGAGCGCTGCGCCACCAGCCTCCAGTTTGTCTCCTGCACACTCCGAAGACGTTGCCGCCCTCGATCTTTATCATGTGCTGCATCTTACATTATTATGACTGACGTTTCTACTGGTGcctgcaggcggggggggggagggggtcttGACTCCCTCGCCTCCCGAAGGCATTGTACattcaagaaagaaagaaacagaggaagCAACAGCATGAATCAGGGAAAATGCACAGAGAGGCAAAGCGGCAAGAGAAATACACATTCAGACAATTGGTggatatttttctctctcttgcccATCCACACTGTTAAGGTGCTTAAGTATTTTTGAGCTCAAAAGTGAAGCAAAGAACTCGATTTTGCGAACAGTACAAGGAACAGTACAGAGAATCCAAG of the Brachionichthys hirsutus isolate HB-005 chromosome 6, CSIRO-AGI_Bhir_v1, whole genome shotgun sequence genome contains:
- the f9a gene encoding coagulation factor IXa, coding for MCAIFWSKAQGAVNELVSSTGIDRQETKTCDCQNTGSHHVEAGRFSLNKHATRTVSANRDLHFVRCVGVWIPEPFGMAPFSLSFLCLLLLDLQLVSGASGPVFLSGEASDKVLQRHKRHNTGVFEELLNGNLERECMEEQCDLEEAREVFEDDEKTMEFWVGHVDGNQCKSNPCLNEGSCKDHLGSYSCTCPSGFTGRTCEIALIKRCDVNNGDCLHFCEIMGTFGAKCSCASGYRLMGDGLNCEPEAEFACGITALTEVSSTFGRSLFGRLNATVLNTTASSPTVSATVTTPPSSTPASNAGPFLATDVSAETQSPNGLESSEDPGDGPLFPFVRIVGGALVLPGEIPWQVAVVHLHSGVIFCGGSILSERWVITAAHCLMEARDSYVIRVGEHNVNIHEDTERDYRVLEEHPHPRYNASASPYNHDIALLLLQSPIAFSTTVRPICVGPRAFTEFLVKASSPATVSGWGRTRFLGLTASSLQQVKVPYTRRTECKRSSSSRITPFMFCAGYYDEGKDACQGDSGGPHSNRFRDTWFLTGIVSWGEECAQLGKYGVYTRVSLYYRWIKHVMALTKHKLALDVDDA